Proteins encoded together in one Lathamus discolor isolate bLatDis1 chromosome 3, bLatDis1.hap1, whole genome shotgun sequence window:
- the PGAM1 gene encoding phosphoglycerate mutase 1: protein MAAYRLVLVRHGESAWNLENRFSGWYDADLSPAGQQEARRGGEALRDAGYEFDICFTSVQKRAIRTLWTVLDAIDQMWLPVIRTWRLNERHYGALTGLNKAETAAKHGEAQVKIWRRSYDIPPPPMQSDHPFYSTISKDRRYADLTEDQLPTCESLKDTIARALPFWNEEIVPQIKEGKRVLIAAHGNSLRGIVKHLEGMSEEAIMELNLPTGIPIVYELDKNLKPVKPMQFLGDEETVRKAMEAVAAQGKVKK, encoded by the exons ATGGCCGCGTACCGCCTCGTCCTCGTCCGCCACGGGGAGAGCGCGTGGAACCTGGAGAACCGCTTCAGCGGCTGGTACGATGCCGATCTCAGCCCCGCCGGGCAGCAGGaggcgcggcgcggcggcgaGGCCCTCCGAG ATGCCGGCTATGAGTTCGACATCTGCTTCACCTCGGTGCAGAAACGGGCCATCCGCACCCTCTGGACCGTCCTGGATGCCATCGATCAGATGTGGTTACCCGTTATCCGAACCTGGCGCCTCAATGAGAGGCACTACGGGGCTCTCACGGGATTGAACAAGGCTGAGACGGCGGCGAAGCACGGTGAGGCACAGGTGAAGATCTGGAGGCGCTCGTACGACATCCCTCCGCCTCCCATGCAGTCCGATCACCCCTTCTACAGCACCATCTCCAAG GACCGTCGCTATGCTGACCTGACAGAGGACCAGCTGCCAACATGTGAGAGCTTGAAGGACACCATCGCCCGGGCTCTGCCTTTCTGGAATGAGGAAATCGTCCCACAGATCAAAGAGGGCAAGCGAGTCCTTATTGCTGCCCATGGCAACAGCCTTCGTGGCATTGTCAAGCACCTGGAAG GTATGTCGGAAGAGGCCATCATGGAGCTGAACCTGCCCACTGGCATCCCCATCGTCTACGAGCTGGACAAGAACCTGAAACCTGTCAAGCCCATGCAGTTCCTGGGGGATGAGGAGACAGTGCGCAAGGCCATGGAGGCCGTTGCTGCTCAGGGCAAGGTCAAGAAGTGA
- the RRP12 gene encoding RRP12-like protein, translated as MATGAGSGRGGVRGPAARGSRCSMARGGRLRSGAAAKLKRWRKGHSSDSNPETRRHRLAARSRFCSRPAEKSNLTVDAVKLHNELQSGSLRLERTSDSAQLRMEEDGAAEAATEKSSGTFLSGLSDCTNATFSKVQRFWESNSAAHKEICAVLAAVTEVIRSRGGKETETEYFAALMTTLEVVESPESMAAVAYLLNLVLKRVPSPVLIKKFSDASKTFMGIVSSQACSSSTSALRWVLSCLATLLRKQDLAAWSYPVTLQVYHGLLSFCVHTKPKVRKAAQYGVCSVLRGSEFMFGDAAPEHHPAAPSTAKFCVQEIEKAGGTKEATTTLHVLALLRDLLPCFPAAVVKTCCETLLRVMTLSHVLVTACAMQAFHSLFSAQASVACLPAELNAQIITALYDYVPSTSDLQPLLTWLCAMERAHVNLGRLQKDLCWAHLPRLFSAAMNCFLSPHSQVVAAAARTLETLLSECVAPHMEDLGTVSSSAPAPAAYLCKMFRSVEEGLTYRFHAAWDEVLRVLEVFFETCGKQCHPIMKKCLQSLCDLRLSPHFPYTAEVDQAVGAAVSTMGPEVVLEAVPLDIDGKELTLDFPRSWLLPVLRDYVQGARLSFFTSYFLPLAAALKSRALEFTQAGKSMEAKIYDTLQWQVWTLLPGFCTHPMDVLEAFKGLARTLGMAISERPDLRPTVCQALRTLIHKGCGTDVERAEVGRFAKNFLPILFNVYSQPEESEGSNAQRRSVLDTVRAYLTITDPQMVSGFLQKASLKLTSPESSEFARLSILDLVVAMAPYADEQSLDSLYRTIQPSLQSKERSVQKKAYRVLEEVCAAPHAPCQAFVRSHLQELQAALLDSLKSAASPAKRPRLKCLLHIVKQLSAEHEPFITALVPEVILCTKEVSVGARKNAFVLLVEMGHAFIRFGPTPQEGLERFLLLVYVGLTGSVTMISCTVLALTRLFFEFKDHLELSVVEQLLQNICLLLASRTRDVVKAALGFLKVTLLLVDTKLLAKHAQGMLEAVGNLSDDMRRHFRMKLRNLLTKFIRKFGFELVKGLLPAEFHKVLVNLRKAEARNRKQRALRRAAASADEEEAPPAQPRGESMEEILADSEDEEEELEEGKRSKEGRKQARQKGQAWLKEGEEDEPLNFLDPNVSQRVLATKPGLKRARGVSHDFRVSEDGRLIIHDEEEEMDDEAKGTDEEMADVLQDVGLRSKKSQKRWFREEPDDEEPEAGSYPQYKAGGSGIHRQLNKEPAFGAEYRSKKGKGDVKKKGQLDPYAYIPLNRSKLNRRKRAKMQGQFKGLMKGAQRGAKAGRRNHLRAQRS; from the exons ATGGCGACGGGCGCCGGAAGCGGAAGGGGAGGTGTGCGTGGCCCGGCCGCACGTGGATCCCGGTGCAGCAtggcgcggggcgggcggctCAGGTCGGGCGCTGCCGCCAAGCTGAAGCGGTGGCGGAAGGGCCACAGCAGCGACAGCAACCCCGAAACGCGCCGGCACCGCCTGGCCGCCCGCAGCCGCTTCTGCAGCCGGCCCGCGG AGAAGAGTAACCTGACAGTGGATGCGGTGAAGCTGCACAATGAGCTGCAGTCGGGGTCCCTGCGTTTGGAGAGGACAAGTGACAGCGCCCAGCTCCGTATGGAGGAGGATGGTGCTGCAGAAGCCGCAACAGAGAAGTCCTCCGGCACCTTCCTGAGTGGGCTGAGCGACTGCACCAATGCCACCTTCAGCAAGGTGCAGCGCTTCTGGGAATCCAactctgctgctcacaaagag ATCTgcgctgtgctggcagcagtgaCAGAGGTGATCCGGTCGCGGGGGGGCAAGGAGACCGAGACGGAGTACTTTGCTGCACTG ATGACCACGCTGGAGGTGGTGGAGTCCCCTGAGTCAATGGCTGCTGTTGCCTACCTGCTTAACCTTGTCCTGAAGCG GGTCCCAAGCCCTGTGCTTATAAAAAAGTTCTCAGATGCCTCAAAGACCTTCATGGGTATCGTGTCCTCGCAGGCCTGCAGCAGTTCCACCTCTGCCCTCCGATGG GTCCTCTCTTGCCTGGCCACACTGCTGCGGAAGCAGGACTTGGCAGCCTGGAGCTACCCTGTCACCCTCCAGGTCTATCATGGCTTGCTGAGCTTCTGTGTTCACACCAAGCCCAAA GTGCGGAAAGCAGCGCAGTACGGCGTGTGCTCTGTTCTGAGGGGCAGTGAGTTTATGTTTGGGGACGCAGCTCCTGAGCATCACCCTGCGGCACCCTCCACCGCCAAGTTCTGCGTGCAGGAGATTGAGAAAGCTGGAG gcaCCAAGGAGGCGACCACCACACTGCATGTCCTTGCCCTGCTGCGGGACCTGCTGCCCTGCTTCCCTGCAGCCGTGGTGAAGACCTGCTGCGAGACCTTGCTCCGAGTCATGACCCTCAGCCATGTG CTGGTGACGGCGTGTGCCATGCAAGCCTTCCACAGCCTCTTCAGTGCCCAGGCCAGCGTGGCCTGCCTGCCAGCCGAGCTCAATGCCCAGATCATCACT gCCCTCTATGACTATGTGCCCAGCACGAGTGACCTGCAGCCGCTGCTGACCTGGCTGTGCGCCATGGAGCGGGCACACGTCAACCTGGGCAG gctgcagaaggACCTGTGCTGGGCTCACCTGCCCCGGCTCTTCTCTGCCGCCATGAACTGCTTCCTCTCCCCACACTCCCAGGTGGTGGCGGCAGCAGCGCGGACCCTGGAG ACCCTCCTGAGTGAGTGTGTTGCTCCACACATGGAGGACCTGGGCACTGTCTCTTcatctgctccagcccctgctgcctACCTGTGCAAGATGTTCAG ATCAGTAGAGGAAGGCCTGACATATCGCTTTCATGCAGCATGGGATGAGGTGCTGCGGGTGCTGGAGGTCTTCTTTGAGACATGTGGGAAGCAGTGCCACCCCATCATGAAGAAG TGTCTCCAGTCTCTGTGTGACTTACGTCTCTCCCCACACTTCCCCTACACTGCCGAAGTAGACCAGGCAGTGGGGGCTGCCGTGAGTACCATGGGCCCTGAGGTGGTGCTGGAAGCTGTGCCCCTGGACATCGATGGCAAGGA gTTGACGCTGGATTTCCCTCGCAGCTGGCTCCTGCCAGTGCTGCGGGACTATGTGCAGGGTGCACGGCTCAGCTTCTTCACCAGCTACTTCTTGCCCTTGGCAGctgcactgaaaagcagag cccTGGAGTTTACCCAGGCTGGGAAGAGCATGGAGGCAAAGATCTACGACACGCTGCAGTGGCAG GTCTGGACCCTGCTGCCTGGCTTCTGCACCCACCCCATGGATGTGCTGGAGGCCTTCAAGGGTCTGGCCCGCACCCTGGGCATGGCCATCAGCGAGCGCCCGGACCTCCGCCCCACTGTGTGCCAGGCCTTGCGCACCCTCATCCACAAAGGCTGCGGGACAG ATGTGGAGCGGGCAGAAGTTGGTCGCTTTGCCAAAAATTTCCTGCCCATCCTGTTCAACGTGTACAGCCAGCCCGAAGAGTCTGAGGGCAGCAACGCTCAGCGCCGCTCCGTGCTGGACACTGTCCGTGCTTACCTGACCATCACCGACCCCCAG ATGGTGTCTGGGTTCCTGCAGAAAGCCAGCCTGAAGCTGACCAGTCCTGAGAGTTCCGAGTTTGCCAG ACTCTCCATCCTGGACCTGGTGGTAGCAATGGCACCCTATGCTGATGAGCAGTCCCTGGACTCCCTGTACCGCACCATCCAGCCTTCCCTCCAG AGCAAGGAGCGCAGCGTGCAGAAGAAGGCGTACCGTGTGCTGGAGGAGGTGTGTGCTGCTCCCCACGCTCCCTGCCAGGCCTTCGTCCGCTCccacctgcaggagctgcaggcagcgcTGCTGGACTCGCTCAAGAGTGCGGCGTCCCCGGCCAAGAGG ccccgGCTGAAGTGCCTGTTGCACATTGTGAAGCAGCTGTCTGCAGAGCACGAGCCCTTCATCACAGCCCTGGTCCCAGAG GTCATCCTGTGCACCAAGGAGGTGTCAGTGGGGGCACGTAAGAATGCCTTTGTGCTGCTCGTGGAGATGGGGCATGCCTTCATCCGCTTCGGGCCCACCCCCCAAG AGGGCTTGGAGCGGTTCCTGCTCCTGGTGTATGTGGGGCTCACAGGCTCAGTCACCATGATCAGCTGCACAGTGCTGGCGCTGACCCGCTTGTTCTTCGAGTTCAAAG ATCACCTGGAGCTGAGTGTggtggagcagctcctgcagaacATCTGCCTGCTGTTGGCCTCCCGTACGCGGGACGTGGTGAAGGCAGCCCTGGGCTTCCTCAAGGTCACACTGCTGCTGGTGGACACCAAGCTGCTGGCCAAGCATGCCCAGGGAATG ctggagGCCGTGGGGAACCTTTCCGACGACATGAGACGCCACTTCCGAATGAAGCTGCGGAACCTCCTCACCAAGTTCATCCGCAAGTTTGG CTTCGAGCTGGTGAAGGGGCTGCTGCCGGCTGAGTTCCATAAGGTTCTGGTGAACCTCCGCAAGGCAGAAGCCCGGAACCGCAAGCAGCGTGCACTGAGGCGGGCGGCTGCAAGTGCAGATGAAGAGGAGGcaccaccagcacagcccagagGAGAGAG CATGGAGGAGATCCTGGCAGACTCGGAGGACGAGGAGGAGGAGCTAGAGGAAGGGAAGCGGagcaaagagggaaggaagcaagcacggcagaagggccaggccTGGctgaaggaaggggaagaggatgAGCCCCTCAACTTCCTGGATCCCAATGTGTCCCAGCGGGTGCTGG CCACCAAGCCAGGCCTCAAGCGGGCCAGAGGAGTGAGCCACGACTTCAGAGTGTCTGAGGACGGACGCCTGATCATCCatgatgaggaggaggagatggacGATGAAGCCAAAG GAACAGATGAGGAGATGGCAGATGTGCTGCAAGACGTGGGTCTGCGCAGT aagaaaagccagAAGCGTTGGTTCAGAGAGGAGCCAGATGATGAGGAACCTGAGGCCGGGTCCTACCCTCAGTACAAAG ctggagGCTCTGGGATCCACCGGCAGCTGAACAAGGAGCCAGCCTTCGGTGCAGAGTACAGATCCAAA AAAGGTAAAGGTGACGTGAAGAAGAAGGGACAGCTCGACCCCTATGCCTACATCCCCCTCAACAGATCTAAACTCAACAGAAG gAAGCGTGCGAAGATGCAGGGCCAGTTCAAGGGCCTGATGAAGGGAGCACAGCGTGGAGCCAAGGCCGGCCGCCGGAACCATCTGAGGGCCCAGCGCTCCTGA